A single genomic interval of Roseofilum reptotaenium CS-1145 harbors:
- a CDS encoding NAD(P)/FAD-dependent oxidoreductase, protein MTQILIIGCGVIGAMIAYELSSMAGVQITAIDRTSGVQGCTSAALGVMMGCISQKTKGRAWQMRETSIRRYDTLIPELETLCQQTIPYNRQGILMLCRDEQKWQQKQKLAETRQSQGWDLQLWSRETLQERCPHLAVEPCLGAVYSPQDRQVHPKILTECLIKAAQMRGVRFKFGEDVVNLVADNSGYRVQTQSQEWQADRVIIAAGLGSPFLAQYLQTPLDIRPVLGQAIAYEGEILGDPDFQPAITSGDVHVVPSGVGSYWVGATVEFPDEQDEIIADKQLFNEMIEVAIGFCPGLQHLNMTEKWSGLRPRPHNQPAPIISQLPGHEQVWLATGHYRNGVLLAPATAQILIPLLQS, encoded by the coding sequence ATGACGCAAATTCTGATTATTGGCTGTGGTGTAATTGGGGCAATGATCGCCTATGAACTCTCCTCAATGGCAGGCGTTCAAATTACCGCGATCGATCGCACATCTGGAGTTCAAGGCTGTACGAGCGCTGCGTTGGGAGTGATGATGGGATGCATTAGCCAGAAAACCAAGGGTAGAGCCTGGCAAATGCGAGAAACCAGTATTCGCCGCTATGATACCTTAATCCCAGAACTCGAAACCCTCTGCCAGCAAACGATTCCCTATAACCGCCAAGGGATTTTGATGCTGTGCAGGGATGAACAAAAGTGGCAGCAAAAACAGAAATTAGCCGAGACTCGCCAATCTCAAGGATGGGATCTGCAACTTTGGAGTCGAGAAACCCTGCAAGAGCGTTGTCCTCATTTGGCAGTTGAGCCGTGTCTGGGAGCGGTATATTCTCCCCAAGATCGCCAGGTTCACCCCAAAATTTTAACCGAATGTTTGATTAAAGCCGCTCAAATGCGAGGGGTGCGGTTTAAGTTTGGCGAAGACGTGGTTAACTTAGTCGCAGATAATTCTGGTTATCGCGTGCAAACTCAATCCCAGGAATGGCAAGCCGATCGAGTGATTATTGCGGCGGGTTTAGGCAGTCCATTCCTGGCTCAATATTTACAGACTCCTCTAGATATTCGCCCAGTTTTGGGCCAGGCGATCGCCTATGAAGGGGAAATTTTAGGCGATCCGGACTTTCAACCTGCCATTACCTCTGGTGATGTGCATGTCGTGCCGTCAGGAGTTGGTAGCTATTGGGTAGGCGCTACAGTGGAATTTCCCGATGAACAGGATGAGATTATTGCAGATAAGCAGTTGTTCAATGAAATGATTGAAGTAGCGATCGGCTTTTGTCCGGGTCTGCAACATTTAAATATGACTGAGAAATGGTCAGGTTTACGCCCTCGTCCCCACAACCAACCGGCTCCCATTATTAGTCAACTTCCCGGTCACGAACAGGTATGGCTTGCCACCGGCCATTACCGTAATGGGGTACTACTCGCTCCAGCAACTGCCCAGATTCTTATTCCATTGCTCCAATCTTAA